The stretch of DNA tatttcatgtcgtttcgctttaaaaatgtgtagtaactgtcaaggaattaaactggtatgagtgggttggaagcgtacagagagaactgaaaattcatcgtcatgtgctaacgtcctccacagaaccttgaatttggtcatttcacgtcgtcatttaggagatgacggcaaagaaatgtaccaaaatgtaaaacgcacgtgcagagccattgtttttgctcactaaacctattgttttgtagcgtcgtcgttgccgtcggcgtcgtcgtttcgtaagctccctaataatgaacgccgacgacgcacaaatcaccacgtgcgttagttcgtcaaagtgaggcaaaacgtaaccaagcgcctcaaagcgaggcaaaagtgtgtcgacgacgacgaaaatgcaatctcgaaaaaacttcccttacaacacaaattaggggttgcgttctcgtacctcgaacgcaattattattaaattctcaacctctgataatgcatttcgcgtgctctgattggttcactcaatttcggatatcagctcatataccttagtttgaccttatatggtaaatgattgcgctaagtgttgctaaactaaaaatgttttcgccggaaagcgaaatttctctttgaataaagccaaaaaagaaaagaaactattttgtctggaaagtttggatcaattccgacgtttagaagtatgcgaaaaggcaagaaatgtttttgtgatgagcctacgtcagTCTGACCActaggtattacacaacatcgcatcttcatcaagttttttgaTTTCtctaggattttctcccttttttcgctcgtgtTTCGTACTTGCAAACGTTCAAGGAGTttaaggaaatgaaaaaaaaaattactccatttgcgcttgttggatatgagactggttaatTAGCCGACTCGATGCTACGCACTTCGTTGGATATTTACcatttcatatccaacgcgtgctcatggaataataataaattgttaattattctggGAGGGCATGTttgatatgaagtgatagataaccaacaagGCGCGTAGTGCAGAGTTGGTTATATTctttttatatccagcaagcccatgtggaataattgtcttattaaaaaactccaggatcaacaactcttccatgttgattttatttggcacttttctgcctcggtcaattccagTCCAAAACGACTTTTGTCAACCATTTTTTCTcaaagctgcaaaaatgttttcagctcgctttctTACAATACTTATGCaatccttgaccatattaggtacaccaggtatatgaactgatagcctgtgtccggtgAGCCAATGataatgctggaaatctgatatccgtagttccgtttttaataaaatgtgAGTAACCTTATAGGAAATTTACCGCTTCATGAAATTTAAAGGTATTTgaaaaattcgcgttaatttaagtaGTGTTAATTTGTGTTGACGTTAATTTCTGCGCTGTTAGTTGATTAAATCGCGCATTAATTTCCACGACATTAATTACCGTtattccccctccccccccccccaatctgTGACACACTCCAGAGATTCTTGACACCTAgccaaacaatagattttattcGCACACTTTATTTCGCATCAATCTTTCACATTAGTAGATCGTTTACATATCACTTattaaccgagagtgaggtcattACAGGCAAATCTCAGACCGAGGCTTTGAtgtattgaccgagcgatagcgaggtcaatatATCAAGGCCGAGGTCTAAGATTTCCCTATAATGACCGAACGTGCGAGGTTAATAAGTCATTTATTATTTGGCCTTTTTTTTGCTCAGTTTTGGCCTGTTCTTCGTCCTTTGGATAATAAAACTCGCTCTTGCTGTGGCTTTCTTCGTCGCTATGATACTAAAGAAGTATCTGCATGCTAGGTTTTCTTTCAATTATTGAAAATATAGTTGAattttgtccatattttttgttgttttcgcccACACGCTCGTAGCGTTTAGTCTCAACTTAAAAAGAGCCGTCGAGCCGAGAAAAATTGTCATAATGCCCGGCCAttacaagaaaatcttgcccgctcagaagccaatcagagcgctcgTACTATTGTAGCCATTTAATAATGTACTTTAACGTCATTTTCTTCGTGTTCTCAACAAATTCCTTTATTCGGGAAGTGGGGTAGCACATGCGTTAATttccaatattttgaaattctgCCCCCTCTTTCACATTAATTTACCTTTACTGGGAAGCAAAATTCCCTTCAAATCGCGTTAATTTCAAATACGTTAATTAACACGACCgttttcctataataaggtattcACTTGATTATGATATCCCCGCATGTTACTCCAAATGCCGCATTTTATCCCAATTGCCAGGGTAAAATGTgtaaaatcgtaaatggtttgaaccccaggagtcaagtgatttgtgtaacgtcagtagatactatggGAACTCCGGTCGAAGATGTCATGGGTCAACTTATGCGTGGTGTTATTGGTAGACTGTCAGTTTAGCCTAAATGCAACCTACAATTACATCTATTGTAATCTATCTACGACCGTAGTTCtcatagtatctactgacgttccACAAATCACtggactctgaagatgacttccgctcaggcccgggttgctcgaagcatggttagcgctaaccagcattaaatatCATGGAAACATATTGGTTTCGATacttcttaaccaacggtttGCGCTAACCAGgtttcgagcaaccggcctcaggttgtcgaaacgttagtcaatgtcatctcaaacagtccttctcaggactacactcctcggacgatcgtactttacttaattacaAAATCTGTAAGTAGGACACTTGTGGGTAAAAGGCTTAATCTTGAGTGTTAAGGCCGAGACACAccaggcgacaagtcgcagcgacgggtctctgcgacaagtcacttcgtgtgtactacttgcaaaaacaAGTCACTGCGACACGACACCTTTTCGGTGCACACgtagtgatctcgtatgagggggaatgtgacctagttttctaattcaatatggcggaccgTATGACGCtgtctcattggttcatttacgttttgtcgcagcgacttgttgccggaagtgtaaacacggtgcgacaacgctgctttcgctaattttgtcgctgcaatCAATcacacgaattcaaactggtttttttgttgctaaGATCAATCACACGAAGAGAAACTGGTTCTATTTCGTgcaactgatcgcagcgacaatgattttcacaaaattaacgGCGTCACACGAGGCGATTtttccccgcgacgtgtcgcagcgacttatcgcctagtgtgttcCGTCCTTTAACAACAAACAAGACAGCGTCTTAGGGAAAAAGTAGGTTAAGTTCGCACTGCAGACAGCTTTCAAACACTCATTTAGGACAAATCTATGCAAAATCCTGATGTTTTTGGCTGTAATGGTTTTTTATCGTAATGCCTCATACTTGAGGAGGCAGCGTGTCCAaatggttagggcgcttgctttTAGATTGGAAGATTTAGATTTAGaagttcccgggttcaagacctgtgCTGACCACTCACTGAATTTTCCCCTGGTAGTCCTTGGTTCTACTTCTTAGCTGCACTTGTTTGccttcggccagttgggattttttACAGTTGATGTTGTTCTTCTGTTCTGTGGTTTCGATCATTGTGTTATGTTGGCCctaaaaagcccctatggggagtgatCAGTTAAGtttatattgtattgtatgatCCAACTATATtagttattactgggttgccctatggcaaacccagtcggaaaataggtagatttccggtttttttttagtattttttttccgtgtcggtaaaagtcttgcctgtcactcccctggtaagtggtgtctttgtgcagagagccttctgcgcgtattttcttaggatcgagagggtagtggaactgcgtagatttctctggtggacagtagaatcattaacttagcctgcaatggcgtcgaaagtcatgtaacgcgaatggcgttttagtggatccttaaacaaaatatacccttatggagttcagtaatggaaagtcagttggataaactaggcaggaatctcaaaagcaacgagtactggacttcgacaacaatctatcgcccgtcgagacgaaatcaaaatgagctgtatttacctgaagtacatggtaatttgacacgattgtgtttcttgtcttcacgcacgcaatgaaataggaacaggttttcgcctctaagagcaaatatgttgtttgtttcaataaatttttcgctggaaaaggattctgtggtattttctgcctttgtgaattatagtatcatgttgtgtattgaattttcgagctcaaggttgaaatgtgatatgggagaagttttttagtattgctctgtaagctggaagggttcacaggcctgttggaagcgtgcttgagtttcaacaaaatgagccccaaaatcagtgaagaattgtgacgcagttgaataataacgtagctgctatttccaaaatgatggaattacctggtgataaataacgtcgtacgcgtcttggagagtaattttgactttgcataaacaagacttgggcgattatgatctttgttttgacttcgctcatttcattgtcaaactttataacacttgacagaaaaagaaacttacaaaaacccggtatcttgccatcatttgacacagatacttcactgtttggcgagtaaacatgccgcggtaacttcatcacggcgcccgctgaattccggcgatgtcactttcgattttgcgatttatttgtgtagccaaaacgtacaataacaaaattgaacgttgcaaaaatcccccaaaatgtttgtcgctgatcgtaactttttatattctatattcacggtccaaaataaatgttgttttcatgtcgtaaatatgttattctcgagcgatcgtcctggaaacttccttctgctctatctaaaaactgtgtatcaatatttatttacttttgcatcaatatttgtttttgcataaagcaagctaacaaaatctgtaccttgctgagttcgcatttgttagcgttaatagtattttcggtccgatgcttctgttttatgaggagtatattattttggtctcccatccaaacactaaccccgcccaacagggataacttcagtgaacttcggtattacaaagctgtcagatgctcagagggcacgcttaaacttgtggtgaaaagaagtttatcaacatgtcagcccagaagccaatgtttctcacttcccatttattttctccaatcgttctgggttcagtactttgctagtaaccacatgtcttctcagactatttacccaagacttctaccatggcactacaatgatagacaataccaaaacagtatcgtgcactgttagagctacatattacgcaaggacaggtctgtttcgtcgtacgaacgtgtgaggacctgtgagccaaagggcctcctctggtatgacttcttaatgaccccccaacttgaaaaaaattgtttggaacagtgcacgtaccacaggccaCCCAgagtaccctcacggagggtctagttgtaCAAAAAACGCAAAAAACAAGGTCAAATATTCCACGATGTTGTACAGTTGTTAtttgtacacttggttattgtacagtagagaactgATTTGACTAGTTTACTTGCTGATGTTGCCCTAACCTGCGATCATGACCTCCCTCTTTAAAATCGTCCAAAAAAAttcgcctgatcgcaggttaatgtTGCCCCGCACGCACAAATCTGTAACGTTCTCGGTTTACAGTTCGTTTGCTAAGAATTTAGCACTCAAAAAAGTTGGATGATAAATAGCTTATTCGATGTTGCGGTGCGAGTATTgctgagtatttctactcgttgtttgtattttgactcgccctAGCTGGCTCGTCAAACTATAGCACTACCCATAAAAATACTCAGCAATACTACTTCGCCAAAACATCAAATAAgatatattgtattgtatcacAAGCACCTGACCTTGAAGCATGTAACTTGCAACCcctttccttggaacaaagctggggattttaggaaactaatagaccaatttcaatatattaaaattcaggcatcatctcgaggctctgtgGAATAAACATAagaatttgtatgagtttattccccagagcctcgagatgatgccttttgtttcggactgaactttaatatatcgaaattggtctattttatgcccaaatatgaatgaaaagaagATGACAGCTGCACGCGCTGGAAAATACACGAGCTAGGTTACGCCCAAATAGGGaaaattttaaactcaaaaaagcCCCAGCTCTGAACCCGAGTTGAACGGTTCAAGGTCATGATCTCCTGATTGTATCGTATACTTTTGACCAGAAGGCACAGTGCAGTGTTATCTGCCAGAGAGAAATCTTAAAGTGTAACTCTTACGGGTGAACGGGTAAGGAAACAGGTGAAATAGCTTTAAAACCCACACAGTACAGTCTATGTGATgctctttattttgtttcttacacCAGTAAATGAAGAAATCAGTTGTCTACaatattgtttttcctttgcttAGTGCTGATACATGATGCGTTGGAAAATTTGAAAGATTCGCATGATAAATGTGCAGTACAACGAAGTCCTGCCTCAAGCGCAAGCTTCAGGGCACGTTTCTGTTCTTTTACACTTGCTACAGTCCCCAGGACACTCGTTGGAACAAATGAGGTATTCATTGCAAACATCTCCAGTGCAGGACCGTCGATGAAGGTCACCTTGGGGTTAAGCATATTATATTGGTTAGATATACTACTTTAAATTAAATCTGTTGTTGTGGAACGCGAGAGATCTTGAAGCCACGAGAAGGCTGGGGCAGGGAAAAGGGCTTCCCCCGCTTTAATCGCCTCGTGTCTTCGCCGCTTAGTTTTTCGGCTTTGCCGATTCTTCCTTCGCTCAGACAACGCAAGCTACACAGCCTAACTATACATACTTGGCTGTACTTCTTATCAATGATAATCAATCGTTACTATTTTAAGGCCACTAGCTCTTCCATCATCATTTGGACCCAACCTTGAAGACCAAAGAAACTAAAGGTCTTTTTTGGACCCGTACAAAAAGGACACAAAGACATAAATAAGGGGGTTGTTTTAGTCTTTTTCTCCCTGAAACTTATTACATAAGTGGCATGTTGAAGACTCCCCTTCTCAAGTAGACAGGGAGGCTGTCCAGTTGTttgggcgcttgccttgagatccggagatcccgggttcaagacccgctcggACCACTCGTTGATTTTGATCCtgatagtccctggttcaacttccctgCTGCACTCGTaaaaagccaactggtttgcctccggccatctgggattcttaacagttattgttgttgtcattctgtcatttcctttcttgtttcattggtcgtgaaaagcccctgtgggagaagtggtcaattaagtatgtatgtccGTAAGTAGCGCTCGCACAATGTTGGTTTTGTAAGAGTGCGAAAAACCGGAGAATCCAGAGGAAaccctctcggagcagagtaaagaaccaagtCCAGAATCGAACTCAGGCCACATTGCTGGGAGACGAGTGCAATCAACACTTCACCATCCCTGTCCCCCTAAAATAAACTACCGTGGAGACATTTAAGATTAGGGCACACCACATGACTTTTATCATACAGTACCTTCATTTCATTATAACGCAAATATCCTGCAAATACCTGTCACTGAACCCAGAGTGAAATATTACCCTGTCATCCTGTCAATAAGTCaataattcttcttttttaATCACCTGGTGTAGTGAATGATGATACCTCCACTTCTTTGGCGAGAAAAATTGGCAACATTCTACAGGCTTTTTTCATGGCACGAGGAAGGCGAGATCTTCTATGAAACCGCTCCCCTGTCACCATGGTGACGTTAACAGACTTGGCATTTGAGGAATCAATGTAAACAAATTTCCTCTAAAAAGAAACGGCCATTgactttaatgtttgtttaaaaCAAATTCATCGCTATTTTTGTAACTTGGAATTCTAGCTTTAGTCATTCCTTCTCTTCGGCCGCAGTTGTCGAGAAAGTGAAAACAGGAATTCATACATAGGGTAAAAGCAAATTCTCTCCAGCAGCACTCTGTCGTGAGCGTGGTTGTAAATCAAAGCAAATTGGGTCGAGACATCCTGCTCGAAAGTAATGTCTGTTGCAGCAATTTTCCCCCAAATGAACGGGGAGCGTTGAGTGGCATCCCAAAAACGGCTACTGAAGCAGGAAATCCACAAATAGTCGAAAGCAATTACGCTTCGCTTTGGGATTGGCTTCAAACCTCGCGTCAGTTTTTTCAATATGATAAGCAGAGGATAGACCATGGCCAATGGCGGAGTAACTACAGAATATCCCATATCCGAGTTGCTGTATGCCTTAGTTTCAaggcgagtcctggtgcacaaccattcaaatgtaaatgagttgcgtattcttatgcaaatcaaactcatttcccttacaatagttgagcaccaagactcaatTCGAAATCGAGACtgacagcaactcggaaatggcccattcggggccaccaaatgcaaattaaaaggACGCTTCTGAAGAACGAAGATACTTATTAGGCAGGTTCATACTAGGGACGATATAAGGCTTTAAGTATGCTCGCGTTCTACTTTCCACTTTGAATAcgggtaaagtctgcttacgagtcTAGAAGTTctatcaggccggcgcttatctccggtttctgtagcatgaagcgactaggagtatttctactcccccctggatgggatgccagtccatcgcagggttacccctgGCATTAAATTcgtcggtacccatttatacacctgggtggagagaggcaccatggcAGTAAAGTGTCTTTGAATACGACCCGGATTTATTTTACTTGAAGTACCTTATTTTGTAACCTTAGAAGGGAGGTTTCCTGAGAGAAGCCGAAGTACGATCTCAAGTCTAGTTTTATCCCCCTTGAAGTTGTACTTTAGCGCTGCTCACTGAGATCAAACACATCTCAAGTTGACTTGAGTTTCCGTGGCACTCATGGCCAACTTGGACTCCAGTTTGAAATCCCAGGCTATTATTATGGAATGACATGGAGAAAAGTAGCCCAGTATTTTGGTAATTTAATCACTTGCAACGCGTGATAAGCACTTGCAACGCGTGTTTGTGAAAATTGGTTGTAAATTGGTTAATTGTCTTGGCCTTTTTGCGAATGATTAGTTCTTCAGCTTTGTCACTcgatggagaaaaaaaaactgctttcGTACCCTGTTAAAGGCCCTTATCAACTTCCTGGGGCTCAGCAAATCTGGATCCAGCGTTGAAAGGTAACACTTTTGTTGTCCTGGCAAAACGGTCATTGTTAAGTTctaaaataaagaagaaaagtGGTTGGTCAAAATAAGAGACTATCGCTTGACTGTCAAAAGCATAGAAAAAGACAGCTTCAATCCAAACAAGACATCTTCACTTCATGTTTTAAGTTCAAGTTTTATACTGTAGTCGTAACAATAATGACATGTACCCTCACGAATTTATTGCGAACGCGCATAATTTCAACCAAGGAAGAAAGTCCATTAAATAAcatcagaaactcataagggttgaaacgtgtaacggccccttgtatGCTGAGAAgcaagcttccgaatattcaatttgctaagtaccatatttggaacaacaacagcgaggggtttccaaatatggtacttagcactgaaacattcaaccaatcagttcgcactgaatattcggaagctgtgaacgcgcgttacacgtttcaaccctgaTGGGTTTCTGATAACATTTAATTATTCCAACAGAGGAGTTGGAGCCATTCTCATCCCCAGAGCccaccgttttttttttttcgccgacAACGTGACCTAATAGCCCTTATTcgcgatagccgccatgttggtttttaaattgTCATGAAAATTAGCCATGTTATGCTGGTGagaggggggcgggggggggggggctgcaaACAATGgtataaaggcaaattgcggaaaatcggctcgtcgaaatattgaattgtcattgctaaaagtacattttagaatttagaaataattaccttttataataattttatatctttttattgcctccgacattttgactgtTTACTTcattatctgctcatttttcactaaaaaaacatcgaagtaacttgtgtaaacattctattttactgcttaggtgataaccattcaatgaacgtgaaacaaatcatctgtttTGCTATAACcactcgaacttgtgttgtttgccccctcagaaatgtgtagctaatttgcatgataatagcaaatctaacatggcggctatcgtaaATAAGGTCTGTAGTCTGAGTTCGTAGTTCGAGTTTACGAGATTGGACTGGACCTAGCATGGAATGAGGGTCATATTTGTGGAATCGTTTCAGCTGCTCATTGTTTGTTTACCACGTACCAAAACTAGATCGGGATGTTAATGTCATACGTATTTCGGTTTTCCGGACCAGAAAATTTCCGAAATTTTCCGCGGAAGGTGTTAAAACATATTCCAAAAATTTCAATGGGAATTTCACAAGGGAAAGTATGTTCCATTTTCTTTCTCCAGGTAATCTGAGTCTCTCAGTAAATTTGAAAGAACTTTTGCGAATTTTAGACGCTGCTCTGAATGCTGCTCTCTCTGAATGGAATTTTACCATGCGGGATTTGAACAAGACGGGAACGAACCCGGCTGTTTCTGCTTGTAAAAGGTAAACATCAggacccggttgttcgaaaggcgattaacttaatcaaggattagcgtaaacttttgttttatgtt from Montipora capricornis isolate CH-2021 chromosome 9, ASM3666992v2, whole genome shotgun sequence encodes:
- the LOC138015440 gene encoding uncharacterized protein, which translates into the protein MKRKELLLMTFVMLQIVWKLQGFPVNFTVQVTDFDNVFDEKISIDIKQMTVTFHVPQSGDLVEAEIINDFRKNLTMTVLPGQQKCYLSTLDPDLLSPRKLIRAFNRRKFVYIDSSNAKSVNVTMVTGERFHRRSRLPRAMKKACRMLPIFLAKEVEVSSFTTPGDLHRRSCTGDVCNEYLICSNECPGDCSKCKRTETCPEACA